The Deefgea tanakiae DNA segment GGCCGGTTGGGTCAGCACCTGCGGTGCAGGTGATGGCAATGACTTGTGTGTCAGCGGCATGGGCAGAACGAATGCCATTAGGCGCATCTTCAAAAGCAATACACTCATTTGCATTCAGGCCGAGCAACGCAGCGCCTTGCAGGTAGGCTGCGGGGTGAGGTTTTCCTTGCATTACGTCTTCCGCGCAAATCAAGTGCTTGGGCAAAGGCAGACCAACAAAAGCCAGTTTGGCTAGTGCGAGATCGCGTGGTGCAGACGTAACAAGTGCCCATTGCTCAATATTCAGTAGATTGAGAAAATCAAGCGCGCCAGGCAGCACAGTGGTGCCTTCAAGACTAATCAGCTCTTCGGCAATCAGAAGCTCTGTCTCAAGTTCAGCGTTTAAGTGAGGTGCAACAATCGCAATGGTTTCTTGTCCACGGCGACCGTGCATGACTTTCATTACGTCGGCAAAGTCGATGTCATTACGCTCAGACCAACGTCGCCAAATTAACTCAATACATGTCCTTGAATCAATCAAAGTGCCGTCCATGTCGAATAAAAAGCCTTTGGCGACGAGCGTTGGTGCTGAATGCGTTCCCATTTTTATTCCTCGTTGGTTTCTTCGTCGCTAGTTACTTCATTTTGGTAGCCTGTTGCGGGCTCTTTGATGAAAGTTTTCATCAGCTGAAACAATTCGCGGAATGCTTTAGGTGGAATGTGCTTGCCCGCTTCTTGCTGTTGGCGTTCTTTTTGCGAGTTGCGAACCAGTTGGCGCAGATGCTGAATGTCAACCGCAGGGTAGTCGGCGATAAATTTTTCAACGGCCTTCGGGTCGGTCAGCATGCGTTCACGTAAGCGTTCAATCTGGTGTAGCCAGATGTTGTGCTCATTGGTGATGCCTTTTTGTGCATCTAAAAATGCATAAATTGGTGCCGGATCGATATTGCGCATCAGTTTGCCGATATACTGCTTATTGCGTGCAGTGGCGACGTTGGCCGTGATTTTGCGGCCTTCTTGAATGGCTTGTAGTAAATTTTCTGGTAAGTTGAGCGGCAACAATTGCTTGGGCGTATATTCAAGCAGTGTTGCGCCTAGTTTTTGTAATTCCGTCGCTTCACGCTTGGCTTGTGACTTGCTGATGATGCCTACGGGCTCATCGCTATCGTATGGATTCGACTGATTTGGGTTTGCCATGATGTCTAGAACTGGTGCAAAAGCAGTATGATACCAAACGAATCCCTATTCCCCACTTTTCTTCTGAGAAACTTCTGTGTCTGAATTTAGTTTTAGTGAACAATATCTTCGTGATTTAGCGGCTCAAGTGTTGCAAGAGGCGAAAAAGCAGGGCGCCACAGCGTGTGATGTCGAGGTTTCAGAGGGCGCAGGTCAAAATGTTTCAGTGCGTTTGGATGAAATTGAAACCATCGAATACAACCGTGATAAAGGTGTGAATGTTACCGTTTATCTGGGCCAGCAAAAAGCACACGCCAGCAGTAGTGATTTTTCAGGCCCAGCCCTTGTTGAAACAGTGAATAAAGCACTCAGCATTGCCAAATACACCGCTGCCGACGAATTTGCTGGGCAAGCTGACCCAGAGCGTCTGTGTACCCATTTTCCTGATCTAGATTTGTACCATCCATGGCCATTAGCAGTGGAGGGGGCGATAGAGCTGGCCCGCGAATGCGAGGCAGCCGCTCGCGCCGTCGATGCACGAATCAATAATTCAGATGGTGCCACTGTATCGACCTCTGGCTCACGTTGGGTTTATGCTAACTCCTTGGGCTTTATGGGTGCTGGCACCAGCACGCGTTACAGTATTTCTGCTGCTGTGATTGCGGAAGACGAGAGTGGCATGCAGCGTGATTATTGGTATAGCTCGGCCAGAGCGCATGCCGATTTAGATCACGCGAAAGCGATTGGGCAGCGGGCTGGCGAGCGCACGGTGCGTCGACTAGGTGCACGCCGCCTCAAAACGGGTGAATACCCCGTTTTGTTTGAAGCATCGGTGGCGAGCTCTTTGATTGGTCATTGGATTTCTGCTGTGAGTGGCAGTAGCCTGTACCGCAAATCGAGTTTCTTGGTTGATAGTTTGGGGCGATCGGTGTTTGCGCCTTGCGTCACAATTCATGAAGACCCATTTTTAAAGCGCGGTTTTGCTAGCGGGGCATTTGATGCAGAGGGTGTTGCAACGGTCGCGCGAACTGTAGTCGATGCGGGGGTTCAGCAAGGGTATTTCCTTGGGAGCTATTCAGCACGTAAGCTAGGGATGGATACTACTGGAAATGCGGGTGGACCGCACAATATTCTAGTCGCACCAACGACCGAAGCAGAAGGATTGTTGGCGATGATGGGAACGGGCTTGCTCGTGACTGAATTGCTGGGTCATGGCACCAATATGGTAACGGGTGATTATTCGCGCGGAGCGGCGGGGTTCTGGGTGGAGAATGGCATCATTCAATATCCAGTCGAAGAAATCACCATTGCCGGCAATCTGCGCGAGATGTACAGCCAGATTATCGCAATTGGCGATGATGGCTTGAATTCGAGTAGTCGAAAAGTCGGTTCGATTTTAATCGAGCGGATGACGGTGGCTGGGGAATGAGTCATGGCCGCCCTAGTTATTGGGATCAAGCTTGTGTTGACTTGGCGGCCAACGATCCCGTTATGGCAGG contains these protein-coding regions:
- a CDS encoding HAD-IA family hydrolase, with protein sequence MGTHSAPTLVAKGFLFDMDGTLIDSRTCIELIWRRWSERNDIDFADVMKVMHGRRGQETIAIVAPHLNAELETELLIAEELISLEGTTVLPGALDFLNLLNIEQWALVTSAPRDLALAKLAFVGLPLPKHLICAEDVMQGKPHPAAYLQGAALLGLNANECIAFEDAPNGIRSAHAADTQVIAITCTAGADPTGLALQQVADFSKITLQQQTSTFTLSIAE
- the yjgA gene encoding ribosome biogenesis factor YjgA, which translates into the protein MANPNQSNPYDSDEPVGIISKSQAKREATELQKLGATLLEYTPKQLLPLNLPENLLQAIQEGRKITANVATARNKQYIGKLMRNIDPAPIYAFLDAQKGITNEHNIWLHQIERLRERMLTDPKAVEKFIADYPAVDIQHLRQLVRNSQKERQQQEAGKHIPPKAFRELFQLMKTFIKEPATGYQNEVTSDEETNEE
- the pmbA gene encoding metalloprotease PmbA, which codes for MSEFSFSEQYLRDLAAQVLQEAKKQGATACDVEVSEGAGQNVSVRLDEIETIEYNRDKGVNVTVYLGQQKAHASSSDFSGPALVETVNKALSIAKYTAADEFAGQADPERLCTHFPDLDLYHPWPLAVEGAIELARECEAAARAVDARINNSDGATVSTSGSRWVYANSLGFMGAGTSTRYSISAAVIAEDESGMQRDYWYSSARAHADLDHAKAIGQRAGERTVRRLGARRLKTGEYPVLFEASVASSLIGHWISAVSGSSLYRKSSFLVDSLGRSVFAPCVTIHEDPFLKRGFASGAFDAEGVATVARTVVDAGVQQGYFLGSYSARKLGMDTTGNAGGPHNILVAPTTEAEGLLAMMGTGLLVTELLGHGTNMVTGDYSRGAAGFWVENGIIQYPVEEITIAGNLREMYSQIIAIGDDGLNSSSRKVGSILIERMTVAGE